Proteins from one Acidihalobacter prosperus genomic window:
- the ilvA gene encoding threonine ammonia-lyase, biosynthetic — MDDYVRRILTAKVYDVARETPLDAAQSLSRRIRNQVLLKREDLQPVYSFKLRGAYNMIVNLSEADRARGVITASAGNHAQGVALAARHLGVRAVIVMPRTTPSIKVDAVRAHGAKAVLEGDDFDAAFAHTQKLVAEEGLVFIPPFDHPDVIAGQGTIAVELMRQHRDPIDAIFVPVGGGGLIAGIAAYFKSLSPQTRIIGVEPDDAASMHAALRRGRRVRLKQVGIFADGAAVREVGREPFRLAKQYVDEVLLVDSDEICAAIKDIFDETRAISEPAGALALAGLKRWVAREGAVDRTLVAINSGANMNFDRLRHVSERAEIGERREALLAVTVPERPGSFRKFCRVLGRRAITEFNYRYSDPDTAQVFAGIRLSEGDAERKAIVERLEAKGYPVLDLTDNEMAKLHMRYMVGGRAPLADNEMLYRFEFPERPGALLEFLLRMGAAWNISLFHYRNHGAADGRVLIGMQVPPEEKPLVANFLEDLGYPHWEETQNPAYRLFLA; from the coding sequence ATGGACGATTACGTACGACGCATCCTGACCGCCAAGGTCTACGACGTGGCGCGGGAAACGCCGTTGGATGCGGCGCAGAGCCTTTCCCGGCGCATCCGCAATCAGGTGCTGCTCAAGCGCGAGGATCTGCAGCCGGTCTACAGCTTCAAGCTGCGTGGCGCGTACAACATGATCGTCAACCTCAGCGAGGCCGACCGCGCGCGTGGCGTGATCACCGCTTCCGCCGGCAATCACGCGCAGGGCGTGGCGCTGGCCGCGCGCCATCTGGGTGTGCGTGCGGTCATCGTCATGCCGCGCACCACGCCCTCCATCAAGGTCGACGCAGTGCGCGCCCACGGCGCCAAGGCGGTGCTCGAGGGCGACGATTTCGATGCGGCGTTCGCGCACACGCAGAAACTGGTGGCCGAAGAGGGACTGGTCTTCATCCCGCCGTTCGACCATCCGGACGTGATTGCCGGTCAAGGCACCATCGCCGTGGAGCTGATGCGCCAGCATCGCGATCCCATCGACGCTATCTTCGTGCCGGTCGGGGGCGGCGGCCTGATCGCCGGGATCGCGGCCTATTTCAAGTCGCTCAGCCCGCAGACGCGGATCATCGGCGTCGAGCCGGACGATGCGGCTTCCATGCATGCGGCGCTGCGCAGGGGCCGGCGCGTCAGGCTCAAGCAGGTGGGCATATTCGCCGACGGCGCCGCCGTTCGCGAGGTCGGGCGCGAACCCTTCCGTCTCGCCAAGCAGTATGTCGACGAGGTGTTGCTGGTCGATTCGGACGAGATCTGCGCGGCCATCAAGGACATCTTCGACGAAACGCGGGCAATTTCCGAGCCGGCCGGCGCGCTGGCGCTGGCCGGGCTCAAGCGTTGGGTTGCGCGCGAAGGCGCCGTGGATCGCACGCTGGTGGCGATCAACAGCGGCGCGAACATGAATTTCGACCGCTTGCGGCACGTGTCCGAGCGCGCCGAGATCGGCGAGCGCCGCGAGGCCCTGCTGGCCGTCACGGTGCCCGAGCGTCCCGGCAGCTTCCGCAAGTTCTGCCGCGTGCTAGGCCGCCGCGCCATCACCGAGTTCAACTACCGCTATTCCGACCCGGATACCGCGCAGGTGTTTGCGGGCATCCGGCTGAGCGAGGGCGATGCCGAGCGCAAGGCCATCGTCGAGCGTCTGGAGGCGAAGGGGTATCCGGTACTCGATCTCACCGATAACGAGATGGCGAAGCTGCACATGCGCTATATGGTCGGCGGGCGAGCGCCGCTGGCGGACAACGAAATGCTGTACCGCTTCGAGTTCCCGGAACGCCCGGGGGCGCTGCTGGAATTCCTGCTGCGCATGGGCGCGGCCTGGAACATCAGCCTGTTCCACTACCGCAATCACGGCGCCGCGGACGGCCGCGTACTGATCGGCATGCAGGTGCCGCCGGAGGAAAAGCCGTTGGTCGCGAACTTTCTGGAGGACCTGGGCTACCCCCACTGGGAGGAAACCCAGAACCCCGCCTACCGGCTGTTCCTGGCCTAA
- the rpiA gene encoding ribose-5-phosphate isomerase RpiA, which translates to MDQDAMKRAAAEAALAYVENGMVVGVGTGSTANHFIDLLAGIKGRIDGTVASSEVSAQRLKSHGIPVFDLNAVGALPLYVDGADEATRQLHLIKGGGGALTREKIVAGASERFVCIADESKLVSYLGRFPLPLEVIPMARSFVARELVRLGGKPVLREGFTTDNGNLILDIQNLEIMDPVKLEGELNMIPGIVTVGLFAARPADVLLLSTAQGIETLK; encoded by the coding sequence ATGGATCAGGACGCAATGAAACGCGCCGCGGCCGAAGCCGCGCTGGCCTATGTCGAGAACGGCATGGTCGTCGGTGTCGGTACCGGCTCCACGGCGAATCACTTCATCGATCTGCTCGCCGGCATCAAGGGCCGCATCGACGGCACCGTGGCCAGCTCGGAAGTTTCCGCGCAGCGTCTCAAATCGCACGGCATCCCCGTGTTCGACCTCAACGCCGTCGGCGCGCTGCCGCTGTACGTGGACGGCGCCGACGAAGCCACCCGCCAGCTGCACCTGATCAAGGGCGGCGGCGGCGCGCTCACCCGCGAGAAAATCGTTGCCGGCGCCAGCGAGCGCTTCGTGTGCATCGCCGACGAGAGCAAGCTGGTCAGCTATCTCGGCCGCTTCCCCCTGCCGCTCGAGGTCATTCCCATGGCGCGCAGCTTCGTCGCCCGCGAGCTGGTTCGACTGGGCGGGAAGCCGGTGCTGCGGGAAGGCTTCACCACCGACAACGGCAACCTGATCCTCGACATCCAGAACCTCGAGATCATGGACCCGGTCAAGCTCGAAGGCGAGCTGAACATGATCCCGGGCATCGTCACCGTGGGCCTGTTCGCCGCGCGTCCCGCCGACGTGCTGCTGCTGAGCACCGCCCAGGGCATCGAGACGCTCAAGTGA
- a CDS encoding GNAT family N-acetyltransferase: MNRIREAHSDEDIARGFAVMSQLRPHLAADEFVTRVRRQMAGGFRLALLEDEGDVQAVAGFRLNENLAIGRFLYVDDLVTDQTARSQGHGRRLLEWLEQTAREAGCSQLVLDSGVQRFDAHRFYLRAGYAIRSHHLSRML, encoded by the coding sequence GTGAATCGCATCCGCGAGGCGCACAGCGACGAGGACATCGCTCGCGGCTTCGCGGTGATGTCGCAGCTTCGCCCGCACCTGGCGGCGGACGAATTCGTGACGCGCGTGCGCCGCCAGATGGCGGGCGGATTCCGCCTGGCGCTGCTGGAGGACGAGGGCGACGTGCAGGCGGTCGCGGGCTTCCGGCTGAACGAAAACCTGGCGATCGGCCGTTTTCTCTATGTCGACGACCTGGTGACCGACCAGACCGCACGCTCGCAGGGACACGGCCGCCGCCTGCTCGAATGGCTGGAGCAGACCGCCCGAGAAGCGGGTTGCAGCCAACTGGTGCTCGACTCGGGGGTGCAGCGCTTCGACGCGCACCGCTTCTACCTGCGCGCCGGCTACGCCATCCGCTCCCATCATCTGAGCCGCATGCTCTAG
- a CDS encoding DUF3683 domain-containing protein encodes MSERIREIPYNYTSFSDREIVIRFLGEALWEVLDRLRASRRTGISARMLFEVLGDMWVVTRNPYIQDDLLGNRKRLGQLIEAMRHRLDQIVARAEGNEDALKLAEAARAAVARFAEGFPAERKRRARALRRFARHTRRDNIDFGGLARVSHVTDATDWRVELPFVVLAPDSEAEMAALVQDCIALGLTVIPRGGGTGYTGGVIPLTADSAVINTEKLEGLSEVRTLDLPEGPSQVPTVRAEAGVVTKRVSELAAAHGLVFAVDPTSQDASTIGGNVAMNAGGKKAVLWGTTLDNLVSWRMVTPEAEWLEVERLDHNLGKIHDQETVRFRVTRYRADGKTPRGKPEILSFAGRSFRKAGLGKDVTDKFLGGLPGIQKEGCDGLITSAVFVLHRMAAHTRTVCMEFYGADLHRAVPAIVEIKDLLDADPDVALAGLEHLDERYVRAVKYTPKGARGERPKMVLIADIAGDDEDAVARAASRVVRLTNQRDGEGFVAVSPEARRRFWADRARTAAIAAHTNAFKINEDVVIPLEHLAAYSEGVERINIRLSIGNKLRVIKAMIDCLQGDLPELKRVSGYEASDEGERLLNVKRTAALAHLRAVEGRWRGLLAYAEAPAADHPAWLPDAVRARVREGDTLMRLMLRRDLVVSYRAEVERPLKEIFDGREFEPLCVRLDGIHREILSSRLFVALHMHAGDGNIHTNIPVNSNDYAMMREAESVVDEIMDLAKSLDGVISGEHGIGLTKMQYLEPEAIESFAAYKRRVDPEGRFNRGKLMPGSGLTRAYTPSLRLVEQEALILEASELGDLNNDIKDCLRCGKCKPVCTTHVPRANLLYSPRNKILATGLIVEAFLYEEQTRRGISLHHFEEMNDVADHCTVCHKCLNPCPVNIDFGDVSVRMRHILKQRGKRSPSPVTALSMAFLNVKDPATIRLLRKVAVEWGYRAQRFGHGMFRRLGLLRNQRLPAATTGRQALRAQVVQFVKKPMPGALPTRTMRGLLGLEDSSLVPVLRDPSTTTDESEAVFYFPGCGSERLFSQIGLATLAMLYEVGAQTVLPPGYLCCGYPQTSTGDVEKGRQITTENRVLFHRVANTLNYLDIKTVIVSCGTCMDQLLKYEFERIFPGCRLLDIHEYLMEKGVKLDGVEGVQYLYHDPCHTPMKTYDPLSVASGLMGQAVGLSDRCCGEAGTFAVSRPDIATQVRFRKEEEIRGGIRTLTGAERAEAGNVKMLTSCPACQQGLSRYAEDTGLDTDYIVVELARHRLGEAWAEGFVERVRNGGIERVLL; translated from the coding sequence ATGTCCGAACGTATCCGCGAGATTCCCTACAACTACACCTCGTTTTCCGATCGCGAAATCGTGATCCGTTTTCTCGGCGAGGCGTTGTGGGAAGTCCTCGACCGACTCCGCGCCAGCCGCCGCACCGGCATTTCCGCACGCATGCTGTTCGAAGTGCTCGGCGACATGTGGGTGGTGACGCGCAATCCCTACATCCAGGACGATCTGCTGGGCAACCGCAAGCGCCTGGGTCAGCTGATCGAGGCCATGCGCCACCGCCTGGACCAGATTGTGGCGCGGGCAGAGGGGAATGAGGACGCGTTGAAGCTGGCCGAGGCGGCGCGCGCAGCGGTGGCGCGTTTCGCGGAGGGTTTTCCGGCGGAGCGCAAGCGTCGCGCCCGGGCGCTGCGGCGCTTTGCGCGGCATACACGACGCGACAACATCGACTTCGGCGGACTTGCACGCGTATCCCACGTCACCGATGCCACCGACTGGCGCGTCGAACTGCCCTTCGTGGTACTCGCGCCGGACAGCGAGGCGGAGATGGCTGCGCTGGTGCAGGACTGTATCGCACTGGGCCTGACGGTGATCCCGCGCGGCGGCGGTACCGGCTACACCGGCGGCGTGATTCCCCTGACTGCAGACAGCGCGGTCATCAACACCGAAAAGCTCGAGGGGCTTTCCGAGGTGCGTACCCTGGATTTGCCGGAAGGGCCTTCGCAGGTGCCCACGGTGCGCGCGGAGGCGGGTGTGGTGACCAAGCGCGTATCCGAGCTTGCGGCCGCGCACGGCCTGGTTTTCGCGGTGGACCCGACCTCCCAGGATGCCTCGACCATCGGCGGCAACGTGGCCATGAATGCCGGCGGCAAGAAGGCCGTGCTGTGGGGCACCACCCTGGACAATCTGGTGTCCTGGCGCATGGTGACGCCGGAGGCGGAGTGGCTGGAGGTTGAGCGGCTCGACCACAATCTCGGCAAGATCCACGATCAGGAGACGGTGCGTTTCCGCGTGACGCGCTACCGCGCGGACGGCAAAACGCCGCGCGGCAAACCGGAAATCCTGAGTTTCGCGGGACGCAGTTTCCGCAAGGCAGGACTCGGCAAGGACGTGACCGACAAGTTTTTGGGCGGCCTGCCGGGTATACAGAAGGAAGGCTGCGACGGCCTGATCACTTCGGCGGTTTTCGTGCTGCATCGGATGGCGGCGCATACGCGTACCGTGTGCATGGAGTTCTACGGCGCCGATCTGCACCGCGCGGTGCCGGCCATCGTCGAGATCAAGGATCTGCTGGACGCCGATCCGGACGTGGCGCTTGCCGGCCTGGAGCATCTGGACGAGCGTTACGTGCGCGCGGTCAAGTACACGCCGAAGGGCGCGCGCGGCGAGCGCCCGAAGATGGTGTTGATCGCCGACATCGCCGGCGACGACGAGGATGCGGTCGCGCGGGCGGCTTCGCGCGTGGTGCGCCTGACCAATCAGCGCGACGGTGAGGGCTTCGTGGCCGTGAGCCCCGAGGCGCGCCGCCGATTCTGGGCCGACCGGGCGCGCACCGCGGCGATCGCGGCGCACACCAATGCCTTCAAGATCAACGAGGACGTCGTGATCCCGCTCGAACATCTGGCGGCCTACAGCGAAGGGGTCGAGCGCATCAATATCCGGCTGTCGATCGGCAACAAGCTGCGTGTGATCAAGGCGATGATCGACTGCCTGCAGGGCGATCTGCCCGAACTCAAGCGGGTGTCCGGTTATGAGGCCAGCGACGAAGGCGAACGCCTGCTGAACGTCAAGCGCACGGCCGCGCTGGCGCACCTGCGCGCGGTCGAGGGCCGCTGGCGCGGCCTGCTGGCGTATGCGGAAGCGCCGGCCGCGGACCACCCGGCGTGGCTGCCGGATGCGGTACGTGCACGTGTGCGCGAGGGCGATACGCTGATGCGGCTGATGCTGCGCCGCGACCTGGTGGTCTCTTACCGCGCCGAAGTCGAACGGCCGCTCAAGGAAATCTTCGACGGGCGCGAATTCGAACCGTTGTGCGTACGCCTCGACGGCATCCATCGGGAGATCCTGTCGAGCCGGCTGTTCGTCGCCCTGCACATGCATGCCGGCGACGGCAACATTCACACCAACATACCCGTCAATTCCAACGATTACGCGATGATGCGCGAGGCCGAATCGGTGGTCGACGAGATCATGGATCTGGCCAAGTCCCTCGACGGCGTGATTTCGGGCGAGCATGGCATCGGGCTGACCAAGATGCAGTATCTAGAACCCGAGGCCATCGAGTCCTTCGCCGCATACAAGCGCCGGGTGGACCCGGAGGGGCGTTTCAATCGCGGCAAGCTGATGCCCGGCTCGGGCCTGACGCGCGCGTACACACCGTCGCTGCGGCTGGTCGAACAGGAAGCGCTGATCCTGGAGGCGAGCGAGCTCGGCGACCTGAACAACGACATCAAGGACTGCCTGCGCTGCGGAAAATGCAAACCCGTCTGCACGACCCACGTGCCGCGGGCGAACCTGCTTTATTCGCCGCGCAACAAGATTCTGGCGACGGGCCTGATCGTGGAGGCCTTCCTGTACGAGGAGCAGACGCGACGCGGTATTTCGCTGCACCACTTCGAGGAAATGAACGACGTCGCCGACCATTGCACGGTCTGCCACAAATGCCTCAACCCGTGCCCGGTAAACATCGATTTCGGCGACGTCAGCGTGCGCATGCGCCACATCCTCAAGCAGCGCGGCAAACGTTCGCCCAGCCCGGTGACGGCCCTTTCCATGGCCTTCCTCAACGTCAAGGACCCCGCGACGATCCGTCTGTTGCGCAAGGTGGCCGTCGAATGGGGATACCGCGCGCAGCGCTTCGGCCATGGCATGTTCCGGCGGCTGGGGCTGCTGCGCAACCAGCGCCTGCCGGCCGCGACCACCGGCCGGCAGGCCTTGCGCGCGCAGGTCGTGCAGTTCGTCAAGAAGCCCATGCCCGGGGCGCTGCCGACGCGTACCATGCGCGGTCTGCTGGGGCTGGAGGACTCGAGCCTGGTCCCGGTGCTGCGCGATCCGTCGACAACGACCGACGAATCCGAAGCGGTGTTCTATTTTCCGGGTTGCGGCTCGGAGCGGCTGTTCAGCCAGATCGGACTCGCGACGCTGGCCATGCTGTACGAGGTCGGCGCGCAGACGGTGTTGCCGCCGGGCTATCTATGCTGCGGTTACCCGCAGACCTCCACCGGCGATGTCGAGAAGGGTCGGCAGATCACGACCGAGAATCGGGTGTTGTTCCACCGCGTGGCGAACACGCTCAACTATCTCGATATCAAGACGGTGATCGTGTCCTGCGGCACCTGCATGGATCAGTTGCTCAAGTACGAGTTCGAGCGGATTTTCCCGGGTTGCCGCCTGCTGGATATCCACGAATATCTGATGGAAAAGGGCGTCAAGCTGGACGGTGTCGAGGGCGTGCAATACCTCTATCACGACCCGTGTCATACGCCGATGAAGACCTACGACCCCCTCTCTGTCGCCTCCGGCCTGATGGGGCAGGCGGTCGGTCTGTCGGACCGCTGCTGCGGCGAGGCCGGCACCTTCGCGGTCAGTCGCCCCGACATTGCCACGCAGGTGCGCTTCCGCAAGGAGGAGGAGATCCGCGGCGGCATTCGCACGCTCACCGGCGCCGAACGCGCGGAAGCCGGCAACGTCAAGATGCTCACGAGTTGCCCAGCGTGTCAGCAGGGTCTGTCGCGCTATGCCGAGGATACCGGGCTGGACACCGACTATATCGTGGTCGAACTGGCCCGCCACCGCCTGGGAGAGGCCTGGGCGGAGGGATTCGTCGAGCGCGTGCGCAACGGCGGTATCGAACGCGTGCTGCTTTAG
- a CDS encoding porin translates to MKKTLIAAAVGAVIAAPAIAQADVTLYGKFEASLDYLNTNTTNGVTNGSSTSKSISGFSLNSSRWGIKGSEDLGDGLRALFQVESSISSNAKPQLGNRNTFVGIAGGFGTVIAGRHDTPMKSLGRAVDLFGDQIGDSRNLISGKYNGSVGFDXRVPDXXAYVTPQMGGFKAVAQYGFDGGVKSGSLYSLLGEYKMGPMMVGLAYENHGKGLYNGAKPETGLRLAGSYKLGAFKLVGLVEQLTNLGGYEYVGNNTANPKAKATVYGVGGKYTMGSNALKAQVYQSNPDGSNNNSTMWAVGFDHTFSKRVMAFVDYAQMTNQNGAKMNVWGGGHSATYVNANNSAASISVGPGKNPYAISTGMMIKF, encoded by the coding sequence ATGAAGAAAACCCTGATCGCTGCCGCGGTGGGCGCGGTAATTGCGGCCCCTGCCATTGCGCAGGCGGATGTGACCCTGTACGGCAAGTTCGAGGCCTCCCTCGACTACCTCAACACCAACACCACCAATGGTGTGACCAACGGCAGCTCCACCAGCAAGAGCATCTCCGGGTTCTCCCTGAACAGCTCGCGCTGGGGCATCAAGGGCTCGGAGGATCTGGGCGACGGTCTGCGCGCCCTGTTCCAGGTCGAGAGCTCGATTTCAAGCAACGCCAAACCGCAACTGGGCAACCGCAATACCTTCGTCGGCATCGCCGGCGGCTTCGGCACGGTGATCGCCGGTCGTCACGACACGCCGATGAAGAGCCTGGGCCGCGCGGTCGACCTGTTCGGCGATCAGATCGGCGACAGCCGCAACCTGATCAGCGGCAAGTACAACGGCAGCGTGGGCTTCGAYCWGCGCGTRCCGGAYRTGRTCGCCTACGTGACCCCGCAGATGGGCGGCTTCAAGGCCGTCGCGCAGTACGGCTTCGACGGCGGCGTGAAGAGCGGTTCGCTCTACAGCCTGCTGGGCGAATACAAGATGGGCCCGATGATGGTCGGTCTGGCCTACGAGAACCACGGCAAGGGCCTGTACAACGGCGCCAAGCCGGAAACCGGCCTGCGTCTGGCGGGCAGCTACAAGCTGGGCGCCTTCAAGCTGGTGGGCCTGGTCGAGCAGCTGACCAACCTGGGCGGCTACGAGTACGTGGGCAACAACACCGCGAACCCGAAGGCCAAGGCGACCGTGTACGGCGTCGGCGGCAAGTACACCATGGGTTCGAACGCGCTCAAGGCGCAGGTGTACCAGTCCAACCCGGACGGCAGCAACAACAACTCCACGATGTGGGCCGTGGGCTTCGACCACACCTTCAGCAAGCGCGTGATGGCCTTCGTCGACTATGCGCAGATGACGAACCAGAACGGCGCCAAGATGAACGTGTGGGGCGGCGGTCACAGCGCGACCTACGTCAACGCCAACAACAGTGCCGCCTCCATCTCGGTCGGCCCTGGCAAGAACCCCTATGCCATTTCCACCGGCATGATGATCAAGTTCTAA
- the rpsI gene encoding 30S ribosomal protein S9, with amino-acid sequence MALTQYYGTGRRKSSAARVFLRPGSGSITINTKPIDEYFGRETARMIARQPLEAVQLSDKFDVKVTVEGGGSSGQAGAIRLGIARALQVYDETLRAELRRHGYLTRDAREVERKKVGLRKARRATQFSKR; translated from the coding sequence ATGGCACTGACTCAGTATTACGGTACCGGTCGTCGCAAGAGCTCCGCGGCGCGTGTTTTTCTACGTCCCGGCTCGGGTTCGATCACGATCAATACCAAGCCCATCGACGAATACTTCGGGCGCGAGACCGCGCGCATGATCGCGCGCCAGCCGCTGGAGGCGGTCCAGCTGAGCGACAAGTTCGACGTCAAGGTCACGGTCGAGGGTGGTGGTTCCAGCGGCCAGGCCGGCGCCATTCGTCTCGGTATCGCACGCGCGCTGCAGGTCTACGACGAGACCCTGCGCGCAGAGCTGCGCCGCCATGGCTACCTGACGCGCGATGCGCGCGAGGTGGAGCGCAAGAAGGTCGGCCTGCGCAAGGCGCGTCGCGCGACCCAGTTCTCCAAGCGCTGA
- the rplM gene encoding 50S ribosomal protein L13, producing the protein MKTFSAKPAEVRRDWYLVDAKDKTLGRLATEIARRLRGKHKPEYTPHVDTGDYIVVVNAGQIRVTGAKTSDKMYYRHTGYIGNMKSASFEKMMQKDPTKVLELAVKGMLPKNPLGRAMQKKLKVYAGAEHRHVAQQPAPLEL; encoded by the coding sequence ATGAAGACCTTTAGCGCAAAACCGGCCGAAGTGCGGCGCGACTGGTATCTGGTGGATGCCAAGGACAAGACCCTGGGCCGCCTTGCCACCGAGATTGCGCGCCGTCTGCGCGGCAAGCACAAGCCCGAATACACGCCGCATGTCGATACCGGCGACTACATCGTGGTGGTCAACGCAGGCCAGATCCGGGTGACCGGCGCCAAGACGAGCGACAAGATGTACTACCGGCACACCGGCTACATCGGCAACATGAAGTCGGCGAGCTTCGAAAAGATGATGCAGAAGGATCCCACCAAGGTGCTTGAGCTCGCGGTCAAGGGCATGCTGCCCAAGAACCCGCTGGGCCGCGCCATGCAGAAGAAGCTCAAGGTTTACGCCGGTGCCGAGCACCGCCATGTGGCGCAGCAGCCCGCGCCGCTCGAACTCTAA
- a CDS encoding (2Fe-2S) ferredoxin domain-containing protein produces MSYYERHVFFCTNQRDNGKASCGDHDAADLRAYAKERTKALNIAGAGRVRVNIAGCMGRCEEGPVLAIYPEGVWYTYEDKADIDEIIEEHLCHGRVVEALRI; encoded by the coding sequence ATGAGTTACTACGAGCGGCATGTATTCTTCTGCACCAATCAGCGTGACAACGGCAAGGCCAGCTGCGGCGACCATGACGCCGCCGATCTTCGCGCCTATGCCAAGGAGCGCACCAAGGCGCTGAACATCGCCGGCGCCGGCCGGGTCAGGGTCAACATCGCAGGCTGCATGGGGCGTTGCGAGGAAGGCCCGGTGCTGGCGATCTATCCCGAGGGTGTCTGGTACACGTACGAGGACAAGGCCGATATCGATGAGATCATCGAGGAGCACCTGTGCCACGGACGCGTGGTCGAGGCCTTGAGAATATGA
- a CDS encoding DUF481 domain-containing protein, protein MRLFAYVTASCALCACCAPAFAASPPTGWSGNIQLGGVQTTGNTQSSTANGKFKLNYLRAPWQNTLRFSGLYASSDGTTNAQSWEGSNQTRYSFSKHNYLFGLINAQAVRFSGYDYQVSEVAGLGRRLYDSARQTLDVEIGAGARQSRLTEGGARSVGIGRLGLGYEFDITAHSSFTQHVSSEIGVNNTFVKAVSALKMSIYGALSANLSYTISHNSNVPAGTRKTDTISSVTLEYDF, encoded by the coding sequence ATGCGTTTGTTTGCCTATGTTACCGCCTCGTGTGCCCTGTGCGCGTGCTGCGCCCCGGCGTTTGCCGCGTCGCCGCCGACGGGCTGGTCGGGCAACATCCAGCTGGGCGGCGTGCAGACGACGGGCAATACGCAATCGAGTACGGCCAACGGCAAGTTCAAGCTCAACTATCTGCGCGCGCCCTGGCAGAATACGCTGCGCTTCAGCGGCCTGTACGCCTCGAGCGACGGCACCACCAACGCCCAGAGCTGGGAGGGGTCGAATCAGACCCGTTATTCCTTCAGCAAGCATAATTACCTGTTTGGCCTGATCAATGCGCAGGCGGTGCGGTTCAGCGGCTACGACTACCAGGTGTCCGAGGTGGCGGGCCTTGGCCGGCGTTTGTACGATAGCGCTCGGCAGACGCTGGATGTCGAGATCGGTGCGGGTGCGCGACAGAGTCGGTTGACGGAAGGCGGTGCGCGCAGCGTAGGTATCGGTCGTCTGGGTCTGGGCTACGAGTTCGATATCACGGCCCATTCCTCGTTCACCCAGCATGTTTCCAGCGAAATCGGCGTGAACAACACCTTCGTCAAGGCCGTCAGCGCGCTCAAGATGAGTATCTATGGCGCCCTGAGTGCGAACCTGAGTTATACGATCAGCCACAATAGCAATGTCCCGGCGGGTACGCGCAAGACCGATACAATCTCTTCGGTCACGCTGGAATACGATTTCTAG
- a CDS encoding (Fe-S)-binding protein: MNVPKARAAANPERFAATDSCVQCGLCLPHCPTYLQTRDEGDSPRGRIALIQAMARGELAADARMVAHLDGCLTCRACEAMCPSHVPYASLLDAARSELAARGDAPKTRPLEAWLLQRFTHSRGFRNIAHGLLRAWQLGGAGRLRGLSGNGRLAGAGRLHSLLPPMQKTTLLEMDQSSPDDAPGDADVQLFTGCAGELFDRQTLAAAKQVLERLGYRVRIPAAQTCCGALHLHAGDAAAARALQRANQAAFRDDLPILTTASGCGATLQDAVSWYGEDARGMARATEDISGFLLRADWSGIAYTDDPLRVALHTPCSLKHAMHGEAAVHALLARLPGVELIELTHEGRCCGAAGRHMIDHPKMADALADERISELTSQPPDLLVSSNIGCALHLRAALRRADVTVDIVHPVSLIARRIAGPDAPLAASGSVA; this comes from the coding sequence ATGAATGTCCCCAAGGCCCGCGCTGCGGCAAATCCCGAACGGTTCGCGGCGACGGACAGCTGTGTGCAGTGCGGCCTGTGTCTCCCGCATTGCCCCACCTATCTGCAGACGCGCGACGAGGGTGATTCGCCCCGTGGCCGGATCGCCTTGATACAGGCGATGGCACGCGGCGAACTCGCCGCCGACGCGCGTATGGTCGCGCACTTGGACGGCTGCCTGACATGCCGTGCGTGCGAGGCCATGTGCCCCTCCCATGTGCCCTACGCAAGCCTGCTCGATGCCGCCCGGAGCGAGCTCGCAGCACGCGGCGATGCCCCGAAAACCAGACCGCTCGAAGCCTGGCTCCTGCAGCGCTTCACCCACAGCCGCGGCTTCCGCAACATTGCGCATGGTCTCCTGCGGGCCTGGCAGCTCGGCGGCGCCGGGCGTCTGCGCGGGCTTTCCGGCAACGGCCGCCTTGCAGGCGCGGGCAGGCTACACAGCCTGCTCCCGCCCATGCAAAAGACCACACTCCTCGAAATGGATCAATCGTCGCCCGACGATGCGCCGGGCGACGCCGATGTGCAGCTGTTTACCGGCTGCGCCGGCGAACTGTTCGACCGGCAAACGCTGGCCGCAGCCAAACAGGTTCTCGAACGCCTCGGCTACCGCGTACGCATCCCCGCCGCGCAGACCTGTTGCGGCGCGCTGCATCTGCACGCCGGCGACGCGGCCGCCGCACGCGCGCTGCAGCGCGCCAACCAGGCCGCCTTCCGCGACGACCTGCCCATTCTGACCACCGCGAGCGGCTGCGGTGCGACGCTGCAGGACGCCGTCTCCTGGTACGGCGAGGACGCGCGCGGGATGGCGCGCGCCACCGAGGACATCAGCGGCTTTCTGCTGCGCGCCGACTGGTCAGGCATCGCCTACACGGACGATCCGCTCCGCGTCGCGCTGCACACGCCCTGCTCCCTGAAACACGCCATGCACGGCGAGGCTGCGGTACACGCCCTGCTCGCCCGCCTGCCCGGCGTCGAGCTGATCGAATTGACGCATGAGGGCCGTTGCTGTGGCGCGGCCGGACGCCACATGATCGATCACCCCAAGATGGCCGACGCCCTGGCGGATGAGCGGATATCCGAACTGACGTCGCAACCGCCCGACCTGCTGGTGAGCTCGAACATCGGTTGCGCCCTGCATCTGCGCGCCGCCCTGCGCCGCGCCGACGTGACCGTCGACATCGTGCATCCGGTCAGCCTGATTGCCAGGCGCATCGCCGGTCCCGACGCGCCTCTTGCGGCATCCGGAAGCGTCGCTTAG